Proteins encoded in a region of the Marinobacter arenosus genome:
- a CDS encoding diguanylate cyclase domain-containing protein, with amino-acid sequence MKALRLGVSLMLLQLAVLLPTVASATGPTLTFGVFASRPEAILRDRYEPLTAYLSEAIGKPVELRLLNQDEMNRALASNRLDFIVTNPSHFLMIRSERSLTGVLATVMRTWNGTSTTSLGGVIITGADRTDINGLADIRGKSIATPGDHFLGGYQAQVLELMEAGLDIRRHNLIKRVGSHDRVIRAVMAGDADVGFVRSGVLEQLSVSQPELMQQLRVLNEQQLTGFPFRVSTRLYPEWPLVALPHVDSGMIRRTASALFALEEDSAVARAAGIAGFSPPADYQSVEYLARQLRIAPYDQVPEVTWVDALHQYRIWVFTVLVLVMLLVTSTLWLAKRTRQLTVEQGRLRRLIVSWPQPMLMIQGGVFVGTNRAAVDLFGYASRQSLLGKDIASFSPDQQPDGTLSRQKMEALVARVSRGEVNHGEWVFQRADGSDVWVDMTIAPAHDANESVPFLLCSLYDITGRKQAEQKQRLAASVFDYAREAIFITDRHGIVVDVNDAFVSITRSPRSYAIGQPPPLPMDEGSSVFQSARNQGFWHGEFTATRGDGAPLSLAVTISSVRDDMGKITHFVGIFSDVTRLKEQEQKLLTLAHYDALTGLPNRVLFADRLQQAMAQARRQEYRIAVVYIDLDEFKPVNDAFGHEAGDKLLVQVAERMRLALREEDTLARLGGDEFAAVVVNVPDEDDLEGLLSRLLRAVSTPVWVSNHSIKVSASVGYTLFPQLPDLDGDQLLRQADQAMYRAKQLGKNRYCRFFPDSI; translated from the coding sequence TTGAAGGCTCTACGGCTGGGGGTGTCCCTCATGCTCCTGCAACTGGCTGTCCTGTTGCCAACCGTGGCCTCGGCGACCGGTCCGACGCTGACTTTCGGAGTGTTCGCCTCGCGACCCGAGGCCATCCTGCGGGATCGGTATGAGCCTCTGACCGCCTATTTGTCCGAGGCCATTGGCAAACCCGTCGAGCTGCGATTGCTGAACCAGGACGAGATGAATCGTGCACTGGCCTCCAACCGGCTGGATTTTATTGTCACCAACCCCAGCCATTTCCTGATGATTCGAAGTGAACGAAGCCTGACCGGTGTGCTCGCCACGGTGATGCGGACGTGGAACGGGACGTCCACAACCAGCCTGGGTGGCGTCATCATTACCGGTGCGGATCGCACAGACATCAACGGTCTTGCTGATATTCGGGGCAAGAGCATCGCGACGCCCGGGGACCACTTTCTGGGGGGATACCAGGCCCAGGTGCTGGAGCTGATGGAGGCGGGGCTGGATATTCGTCGTCATAATCTGATTAAACGGGTTGGCAGTCACGACCGGGTTATTCGTGCGGTCATGGCGGGTGATGCCGACGTCGGCTTCGTCCGGTCCGGGGTCCTGGAGCAGTTGTCCGTGAGCCAGCCGGAGCTGATGCAACAGCTACGGGTGTTGAACGAGCAGCAGCTCACAGGATTTCCGTTCCGGGTGTCCACACGGCTGTACCCGGAGTGGCCCCTGGTGGCGCTCCCTCATGTCGACAGCGGGATGATCCGGCGGACCGCTTCCGCCCTGTTTGCCCTGGAGGAAGATTCTGCCGTTGCCCGCGCGGCGGGCATTGCCGGTTTCTCGCCACCGGCGGACTACCAGTCCGTGGAATACCTGGCCCGCCAGCTGCGCATTGCGCCCTACGATCAGGTGCCTGAGGTCACCTGGGTTGATGCCCTGCATCAGTACCGGATCTGGGTGTTCACGGTGCTGGTCCTGGTGATGCTGCTGGTCACCAGCACCCTGTGGCTGGCCAAGCGGACGCGCCAGCTGACGGTCGAGCAGGGGCGATTGCGCCGACTCATCGTGAGCTGGCCACAACCCATGCTGATGATTCAGGGCGGTGTGTTTGTAGGCACCAACCGGGCTGCGGTTGACTTGTTCGGGTACGCCTCCCGGCAGTCGCTGCTGGGCAAGGATATCGCCAGCTTTTCTCCCGATCAGCAGCCCGATGGCACGCTGTCCCGCCAGAAAATGGAGGCGTTGGTCGCCCGGGTGAGCAGGGGGGAAGTAAACCATGGCGAATGGGTCTTCCAGCGCGCGGACGGAAGCGATGTCTGGGTCGATATGACCATCGCCCCGGCTCACGACGCCAATGAGTCGGTCCCTTTCCTCCTGTGCTCGCTGTATGACATCACTGGGCGCAAACAGGCGGAACAGAAGCAGCGACTGGCGGCCAGCGTGTTTGATTACGCCCGGGAGGCCATTTTCATCACCGACCGCCACGGCATCGTGGTGGATGTGAACGATGCCTTCGTGTCGATTACCCGTAGCCCCCGCAGTTATGCCATCGGCCAGCCACCGCCTCTGCCCATGGATGAGGGCAGCAGCGTGTTCCAGAGTGCCCGCAATCAGGGTTTCTGGCACGGTGAGTTCACCGCCACCCGGGGCGACGGCGCCCCCCTTTCCCTGGCCGTGACCATCAGCTCAGTTCGCGACGACATGGGGAAGATTACCCACTTTGTCGGCATTTTCAGTGACGTTACCCGCCTGAAAGAGCAGGAGCAAAAACTGCTCACGCTGGCGCACTACGATGCTCTGACCGGTCTGCCAAACCGGGTACTGTTTGCCGATCGGCTGCAGCAGGCCATGGCCCAGGCCCGACGCCAGGAATACCGGATTGCCGTTGTCTACATTGATCTGGATGAGTTCAAGCCGGTCAACGACGCCTTTGGCCATGAGGCGGGGGACAAGCTTCTGGTGCAGGTGGCCGAGCGGATGCGCCTGGCATTGCGGGAAGAGGATACGCTGGCTCGCCTCGGTGGAGATGAGTTCGCCGCGGTGGTGGTCAACGTTCCCGACGAGGACGATCTGGAGGGGTTGCTGTCGCGTTTGTTGCGAGCGGTTTCGACACCGGTCTGGGTGTCGAATCATTCCATTAAGGTGTCTGCCAGTGTTGGCTATACCCTCTTCCCCCAGTTGCCCGATCTCGACGGTGACCAACTCCTGCGTCAGGCAGATCAGGCCATGTACCGAGCCAAGCAGCTGGGCAAAAATCGTTATTGTCGGTTCTTCCCCGATAGCATCTAG
- a CDS encoding ABC transporter substrate-binding protein — MHRRHFLGFSVAAAMAASGLSGCGRAQPLRMGIHPWIGYEPLYLAEEFGWLPESVTLLKGAAAADSMAGLLAGELDGAALTLDEMLRVKDQGGDLVVVGVTDVSAGADVLVVRPSIGELRELKGQRVAVELTGVSGIMLIKILERAGLRRDDIIQVDLPVNEHLDAWRRGQVDASVCYEPVASILQSQGGVRLFDSGDLPETIFDVLVVNREITRNNPRAVRDLLAAHFSGLKHLVRNLHDSVYRVASRQNTSPAAIRKALATVMLPDLAANQRYLASTGRIEMIARNLGHIMMSEGMIGQMPNSRRLCDPSFLPRSVI, encoded by the coding sequence ATGCATCGTCGCCACTTTCTAGGGTTCTCGGTTGCCGCCGCTATGGCGGCGTCGGGCCTTTCCGGATGTGGCCGCGCACAACCGCTCCGGATGGGCATCCACCCCTGGATTGGCTACGAACCCCTGTATCTTGCCGAGGAATTCGGCTGGCTTCCCGAGTCGGTTACGTTGCTCAAGGGGGCGGCCGCGGCGGATTCCATGGCCGGTTTACTCGCCGGTGAGCTTGACGGTGCGGCACTGACACTGGATGAGATGCTGCGGGTCAAGGATCAGGGTGGGGATCTGGTTGTCGTCGGGGTGACGGACGTGTCGGCAGGCGCCGATGTGCTGGTGGTGCGGCCCTCTATCGGGGAGCTGCGGGAACTCAAAGGTCAGCGGGTTGCGGTCGAACTCACCGGCGTGTCCGGTATCATGCTGATCAAGATTCTGGAGCGGGCCGGACTCCGTCGTGACGACATCATCCAGGTTGACCTCCCGGTCAATGAGCACCTCGACGCCTGGCGGCGTGGGCAAGTGGATGCGTCCGTCTGTTATGAACCTGTCGCCTCGATCCTGCAAAGTCAGGGCGGTGTCCGGCTGTTCGACAGTGGGGACCTGCCCGAGACCATCTTTGATGTGCTCGTGGTGAATCGGGAAATAACCCGGAACAATCCCCGGGCGGTCCGGGATCTTCTGGCCGCTCATTTCTCAGGGCTGAAGCACCTGGTCCGCAACCTCCACGATTCGGTCTACCGCGTCGCCAGTCGCCAGAACACCTCCCCGGCTGCAATCCGGAAGGCGCTGGCAACGGTGATGCTGCCTGACCTGGCCGCAAATCAGCGCTACCTTGCGTCGACCGGCAGGATTGAAATGATCGCGCGTAACCTGGGGCACATCATGATGAGCGAGGGCATGATTGGTCAGATGCCCAATTCCCGTCGACTCTGTGATCCCTCCTTTCTGCCACGGAGTGTCATTTGA
- a CDS encoding lysine exporter LysO family protein — translation MLTGALLILAPLFLGFALSLENRRAMTMIHYLVESLVYFILALLGLGLGQMEGLANQLGDMAVQVVALVSVLFVANMAGLWLLHRCLPMATEQGEVNERPGYRRLFMAGLKPLLAVLVGLLAGYFLLPPLPLVEDVATWSLMLLLFLIGLQLRNAGLSLRKLLMNRQGLGIALALTVSSLVAGAALIPVLALPWHDVLALASGFGWYSLSGIVVGEALGPAWGGVAFLNDVLREIIALAIIPVLIASRPAMAIGYGGATAMDFTLPVIRSSGGLACVPVAIASGFLLSFLSPILMGIFLSLG, via the coding sequence ATGCTGACCGGCGCACTGCTGATTCTTGCTCCCCTGTTTTTGGGCTTTGCCCTGTCCCTGGAAAACCGCCGGGCCATGACAATGATTCACTACCTGGTGGAGAGCCTTGTCTATTTCATTCTCGCCCTGCTGGGCTTGGGGCTGGGGCAGATGGAAGGGCTCGCCAACCAACTCGGTGATATGGCGGTGCAGGTGGTCGCGCTGGTCAGTGTCCTGTTTGTGGCGAACATGGCCGGACTCTGGCTGTTGCATCGCTGTCTGCCCATGGCGACTGAACAGGGCGAGGTCAACGAGCGCCCGGGATACCGTCGCCTGTTCATGGCAGGTCTCAAGCCGCTGCTCGCGGTTCTGGTTGGTCTGCTTGCCGGCTATTTCCTGCTGCCGCCACTGCCCCTGGTCGAGGATGTTGCGACCTGGTCACTGATGCTGCTGTTATTCCTGATCGGGCTCCAGCTCCGCAACGCCGGACTATCGCTTCGTAAGTTGCTGATGAACCGACAGGGTCTGGGTATCGCCCTGGCACTGACTGTGAGCTCTCTGGTGGCAGGCGCCGCTTTGATTCCGGTGCTGGCCCTGCCATGGCACGATGTTCTGGCGCTGGCCTCCGGATTTGGCTGGTACTCGCTGTCCGGGATTGTGGTGGGCGAGGCGTTGGGACCGGCGTGGGGCGGCGTTGCCTTCCTCAATGATGTCTTGCGGGAAATCATCGCCCTGGCCATCATTCCCGTGTTGATTGCGAGCCGACCGGCCATGGCGATTGGCTATGGCGGCGCCACGGCGATGGATTTCACATTGCCGGTGATACGCAGCAGTGGAGGTCTGGCGTGTGTGCCTGTGGCAATTGCCTCGGGCTTCCTGCTGTCGTTTCTGTCGCCCATCCTGATGGGGATTTTCCTGTCTCTGGGCTAA
- a CDS encoding PA4575 family protein encodes MNLHYFHGRGPLKALVMVRRDHRLELFIRPVGEGTWALVALTGPDQGQPERKHCQGPWSTLARAESVLRSTAGALMGNGYEPRPSDYVVWSVTAQRLARALRPDQASGTDRHTLDPDQFEPLF; translated from the coding sequence ATGAATCTGCACTACTTTCACGGTCGCGGCCCGCTGAAGGCCCTGGTGATGGTGCGCCGGGATCACCGCCTTGAGCTGTTCATCAGGCCGGTGGGTGAGGGCACCTGGGCACTGGTGGCCCTGACCGGGCCGGATCAGGGGCAGCCCGAACGCAAGCATTGCCAGGGGCCCTGGTCCACGCTGGCCCGGGCCGAATCCGTCTTGCGCAGTACCGCCGGCGCCTTGATGGGAAATGGGTACGAGCCGCGCCCCTCGGATTACGTGGTGTGGTCGGTGACGGCCCAGCGGCTGGCCCGTGCACTGCGTCCCGACCAGGCCAGCGGCACTGACCGTCACACACTGGATCCCGACCAGTTCGAACCCCTTTTCTGA
- a CDS encoding DUF2288 domain-containing protein, with protein MSSEPSQDELKAKLNLETSRIHWHDLQTYFARGQVVRVAPELDLLEVATELAADNKSRFQQWMTDGKVGDIPADLAQAWYDSNTELWAVVIAPWVLVQDRSGHVLH; from the coding sequence ATGTCGTCTGAACCCTCCCAGGATGAGCTGAAAGCAAAGCTGAATCTGGAAACGTCCCGCATCCACTGGCACGACCTGCAAACCTATTTTGCCCGCGGGCAAGTGGTCCGGGTTGCGCCGGAGCTCGACTTGCTGGAGGTGGCGACCGAGTTGGCAGCCGACAACAAATCCCGGTTCCAGCAATGGATGACCGACGGCAAAGTGGGCGATATCCCGGCGGACCTGGCCCAGGCCTGGTACGACAGCAATACCGAACTCTGGGCGGTGGTGATTGCGCCCTGGGTACTGGTCCAGGATCGGTCCGGCCATGTCCTGCATTGA
- a CDS encoding response regulator: MADAGSELEKIMLVEDEEDIRAVAELALEAVGGFTLKTCASGQSALETLESFQPQLIVLDVMMPGMDGPTTLKAIRQRPGFARTPAVFMTAKVQPDEVSGYLSQGAAAVIPKPFDPMALPDRIREIWDSLDAKAHPQ, translated from the coding sequence ATGGCAGACGCAGGTAGTGAGCTGGAAAAGATCATGTTGGTGGAAGACGAGGAAGACATCCGCGCGGTGGCCGAGCTTGCCCTGGAAGCGGTTGGGGGCTTTACCCTGAAAACCTGCGCGTCCGGCCAGAGCGCGCTGGAGACTCTTGAGTCATTCCAGCCGCAGCTGATCGTGCTCGACGTGATGATGCCCGGCATGGACGGCCCGACCACGCTGAAGGCGATTCGCCAGCGACCGGGATTTGCCCGAACCCCCGCGGTGTTCATGACCGCAAAAGTGCAGCCCGACGAGGTCAGCGGGTACTTGTCGCAGGGAGCGGCTGCGGTGATTCCCAAGCCCTTCGATCCCATGGCACTGCCGGATCGGATTCGCGAGATATGGGACAGCCTCGACGCCAAAGCACACCCGCAATGA
- a CDS encoding response regulator: MDALVVEDDDLMADLLETVVAGLHPAMTVSKASGFQEAMSVWQSNKPGLLIVDWNLPDGSGLEIIRQVRSRDTEVAIVMITGRADRESILKAAHYRINGYISKPFNVEMLHERLMAMIGQALPEAAPESDSLEDMLTAGLDTVIQLPARTDAASVLELMARADGLSSGQLAERWRNDASLTARLLDVANRSSFRRTGAPQANLRDAISLMGVPMALNQALALALDVSAAFSTDALTAMAVSYQKQAEAVVGEAQRMAQALGKNSAPFQTAGLLSRIGELAVLKVMDRFLKQGGELTDQTMVQAIKDWAQPYGNRLKVQWRLPLELRQRIGAVHHVPRENVTQDRLIMRAAALVTSESARDEERSRLLRQLGLEEWQATGNAPGKDDEGG; this comes from the coding sequence ATGGATGCCCTGGTTGTAGAAGATGATGATCTGATGGCCGATCTTCTGGAAACGGTCGTGGCGGGGCTCCATCCGGCCATGACGGTATCCAAGGCCTCTGGTTTTCAGGAGGCCATGTCGGTTTGGCAGAGCAACAAGCCGGGCCTGCTGATTGTTGACTGGAATCTGCCGGATGGGTCGGGTCTCGAAATCATTCGTCAGGTCCGGTCCAGGGACACCGAGGTTGCCATTGTCATGATTACGGGTCGAGCCGACCGGGAGTCGATCCTGAAGGCAGCCCATTACCGCATCAACGGTTATATCAGCAAACCCTTCAACGTCGAGATGCTGCACGAACGCCTGATGGCGATGATTGGTCAGGCCTTGCCCGAGGCTGCCCCCGAGTCCGATTCGCTGGAAGACATGCTCACGGCTGGGCTCGATACCGTCATCCAGCTTCCGGCAAGAACGGATGCGGCCAGTGTGCTCGAATTGATGGCTAGGGCGGACGGGCTCTCGTCGGGACAGCTGGCAGAGCGTTGGCGGAACGACGCATCTCTGACGGCGCGACTGCTGGATGTCGCCAACCGGTCCTCGTTCCGCAGGACGGGCGCCCCCCAGGCCAACCTCCGGGACGCGATTTCTCTGATGGGCGTGCCCATGGCCCTGAACCAGGCGCTGGCGTTGGCTTTGGATGTCAGTGCTGCTTTCTCCACCGACGCCCTGACGGCGATGGCGGTCAGTTACCAGAAACAGGCGGAAGCCGTCGTCGGAGAGGCCCAACGGATGGCGCAGGCGCTGGGCAAAAACTCGGCGCCTTTTCAGACGGCCGGACTGTTGAGTCGCATCGGTGAGCTGGCGGTATTGAAAGTGATGGACCGGTTCCTGAAACAGGGTGGGGAGCTGACGGACCAGACCATGGTGCAGGCGATCAAGGACTGGGCCCAGCCCTATGGAAACCGGCTCAAGGTCCAGTGGCGATTGCCGTTGGAACTCCGGCAACGGATCGGTGCGGTCCACCATGTTCCCCGGGAGAACGTGACGCAGGATCGGTTGATCATGCGCGCTGCGGCACTGGTGACCAGTGAATCGGCGCGGGACGAAGAACGCAGCAGGCTGTTGCGGCAACTTGGACTCGAAGAATGGCAGGCAACGGGGAACGCACCGGGCAAAGACGATGAGGGCGGATGA
- a CDS encoding diguanylate cyclase, giving the protein MSEEKKSEVARKLELLKLRFKDKATTDIGLLQSAVGRFRAGEVCASDIASVYHSLHRLAGSAGTFGYTALGEEARSLEMMVKPLIGSDDGPSDSALAPEQVRDVINPAFASRIANLDSLLSLEQDSVRPQSAASPLRVGGSPDESVVLIVDPDQDLARDLMCGLEFHGFLANVFPSMDSALANGLAGVSALIVRDELVIRERATFNAMADMPPVICVGAEDSFLGRYALAERGIDGFVCEPVDIPVLADYMARLISDHNEGHSSRVMIVDDDPELLEHYGLVLENGGMDVRRVNDPAQILTVLSEFRPDIVLMDVQMGQFSGPSLARMLRFDPEWLGLPIIFLSSEEDREFQVEALSQGGDDFLAKPVSDAFLLRAVSVHCYRARQLDKLASRDSLTGLLKHSLAKSEIQKEHARCMRLNQTSVVAMLDLDHFKQVNDRYGHRTGDIVIKGLANLLRHRLRTSDVIGRYGGEEFVVVLPDCPVEDAHRVLQSVCDHMAGIVFSGGDREFSVTLSVGLASLGDYPTSDDALEAADQALYRRKQGGRNGVTVSGDESTSVGTVS; this is encoded by the coding sequence ATGTCTGAAGAGAAAAAATCTGAGGTTGCACGGAAGCTGGAACTTCTGAAGCTGCGGTTCAAGGATAAAGCAACGACGGATATAGGGCTCTTGCAGTCGGCGGTAGGCCGGTTTCGTGCGGGAGAGGTCTGTGCCAGTGACATTGCCTCCGTCTACCATTCCCTGCACAGACTGGCAGGATCAGCGGGCACCTTTGGCTACACCGCGCTTGGCGAGGAAGCGCGTTCACTGGAAATGATGGTTAAGCCGCTGATTGGCAGTGACGATGGCCCGTCTGATTCCGCCCTGGCCCCCGAGCAGGTCCGTGATGTGATCAACCCGGCCTTCGCGTCGCGGATCGCCAACCTGGACAGTCTGTTGTCCCTCGAGCAGGATTCGGTCCGGCCCCAGTCCGCCGCTTCGCCACTCAGAGTGGGCGGTAGTCCGGACGAATCCGTTGTGCTGATTGTCGATCCTGATCAGGATCTGGCTCGTGACCTGATGTGTGGCCTGGAGTTCCACGGATTCCTGGCCAACGTCTTTCCTTCCATGGACAGTGCACTGGCGAACGGTTTGGCCGGAGTCTCCGCGCTGATTGTCAGGGACGAACTTGTGATCCGCGAACGCGCCACCTTCAACGCGATGGCGGACATGCCTCCTGTTATCTGTGTCGGGGCTGAAGATTCCTTCCTGGGGCGTTACGCGCTGGCAGAGCGGGGAATCGACGGCTTTGTTTGCGAGCCCGTGGATATTCCCGTTCTTGCGGATTACATGGCGCGGCTAATTTCGGATCACAATGAAGGTCACTCCAGCCGGGTCATGATTGTGGATGACGATCCCGAGTTGCTTGAACACTATGGCCTGGTGCTGGAAAACGGCGGGATGGACGTTCGGCGGGTTAACGACCCGGCGCAGATTCTGACAGTCCTTTCGGAGTTCAGGCCAGACATCGTCCTGATGGACGTCCAGATGGGGCAGTTCAGTGGCCCCAGTCTGGCCCGGATGCTTCGCTTCGATCCGGAATGGCTGGGGCTTCCGATCATTTTTCTGTCCTCCGAGGAAGATCGGGAATTCCAGGTTGAGGCGTTGTCTCAGGGTGGTGATGATTTTCTTGCCAAGCCGGTATCGGATGCGTTCCTGCTCCGTGCCGTGTCCGTGCATTGTTACCGAGCCCGGCAGCTGGACAAACTGGCCTCTCGGGACAGCCTGACAGGGCTGCTCAAGCACTCGTTGGCCAAATCCGAAATTCAGAAAGAGCACGCCCGTTGCATGCGCCTGAACCAGACGTCGGTCGTCGCGATGTTGGACCTTGATCACTTCAAACAGGTCAACGACCGGTATGGCCACAGAACCGGGGACATCGTCATCAAGGGGTTGGCAAACCTGCTTCGACACCGGCTTAGGACATCGGACGTGATTGGCCGGTACGGTGGTGAAGAGTTTGTGGTTGTGCTGCCCGACTGTCCGGTCGAGGACGCACACCGTGTTCTTCAGTCCGTGTGCGACCATATGGCCGGGATCGTATTCAGTGGCGGTGACCGGGAATTTTCCGTGACCCTGAGTGTTGGTCTGGCGTCGCTCGGGGACTACCCCACCAGTGACGATGCCCTGGAAGCGGCGGATCAGGCCCTGTACCGGCGCAAGCAGGGCGGCCGCAATGGCGTGACTGTGAGTGGCGATGAATCGACATCGGTCGGGACGGTCAGCTGA
- a CDS encoding sensor histidine kinase, whose translation MSSLSLGTRIALIILVGTVATVGSVLLIAYGALVDDFETILTKQQLNETRRISAEVDQRLQLKLDVLAESATMLTDGERLHSLEDISEQLERQRLLRSLFPDGILVFDDKATAIAETISVPGRIGTNYADREHFREAMRTRQPVISRPIMGRTTGVPLISFIAPIQTDDDDLLGFLSGTINLGETSIIPADMLSEIANDDARFRVIDTNNFLYIEGGPTADRGIQSLPPPGENPLIDAALSGISFGTTEGPDGQLLIYATSHLQKLGWQFIRAVPFEWATAPAEASFVRFFGISLGIAVLIALISYRLSRYATTPLDRMTRKIENMVRNPSEAARLDNSGPVEVRNLALAFNRLMDERDAIAQMKEHFVSNVSHELRTPLTSINGALRLIQSGAAGDLPERAQQMSTLALRNGERLQLLISDLLDFSKLSAGQMAVSLGQETLHPIIDAAVSGNQAMASDHEVTLTATCDPRHTVIADPHRLRQILDNFVSNAIKFSPARGKVDIRVERSGSESLRITVRDSGEGVPETFMERLFERFAQAETGSTRSTKGTGLGLAICRELIALMDGRIGYYYDQGAHFWIELPVAGQET comes from the coding sequence TTGAGCTCATTGTCCCTGGGCACCCGAATTGCCCTGATCATCCTTGTCGGAACCGTTGCAACGGTGGGTTCCGTGCTTTTGATTGCCTACGGGGCCCTGGTCGATGATTTCGAAACCATCCTGACCAAACAGCAGTTGAATGAAACCCGGCGCATTTCAGCCGAGGTCGACCAGCGGTTGCAGTTGAAGTTGGATGTGCTTGCGGAATCCGCCACCATGCTCACGGACGGCGAAAGGCTGCACAGCCTTGAGGACATCTCGGAACAACTCGAGCGCCAGAGGCTCCTGCGGTCCCTGTTCCCGGACGGCATCCTCGTGTTCGATGACAAGGCAACCGCCATTGCAGAGACGATCTCTGTGCCCGGACGCATCGGCACCAATTATGCGGACCGGGAACATTTCAGAGAGGCCATGAGAACCCGGCAACCGGTCATCAGCCGCCCGATCATGGGCCGCACGACCGGCGTACCACTGATATCCTTCATCGCGCCCATTCAAACGGACGACGACGATCTCCTCGGGTTTCTCAGCGGCACCATCAACCTGGGCGAAACCAGTATTATTCCAGCGGACATGCTGAGCGAAATTGCCAACGACGACGCCAGATTCCGGGTCATCGATACCAACAATTTCCTGTACATCGAAGGTGGACCGACAGCCGATCGGGGCATCCAGTCCTTACCGCCCCCCGGTGAAAACCCACTGATTGACGCCGCTCTGTCTGGCATCAGCTTTGGCACCACCGAGGGGCCTGATGGCCAACTCCTCATCTACGCCACCAGCCACCTGCAGAAGCTCGGCTGGCAGTTCATTCGTGCCGTCCCATTCGAATGGGCGACGGCTCCGGCGGAAGCCTCGTTCGTGCGTTTCTTCGGGATCAGTCTGGGCATCGCTGTCCTGATCGCCCTGATCAGCTATCGGCTCAGCCGATACGCCACCACCCCCCTGGATCGCATGACCCGGAAAATCGAGAACATGGTCCGGAACCCCTCCGAAGCAGCCCGGCTGGACAACTCGGGCCCCGTGGAGGTGCGAAATCTGGCCCTGGCCTTCAACCGCCTGATGGACGAGCGAGATGCCATCGCTCAGATGAAAGAGCACTTCGTCTCCAACGTCAGTCACGAACTGCGCACCCCCCTGACCTCAATCAACGGCGCACTGCGCCTGATCCAATCCGGGGCCGCAGGCGACCTGCCTGAGCGGGCGCAACAAATGAGCACCCTGGCGCTGCGAAACGGGGAGCGGCTGCAACTTCTCATTTCAGACCTGCTGGATTTCAGCAAGCTGTCTGCGGGCCAAATGGCGGTATCGCTGGGACAGGAGACACTGCACCCAATCATCGACGCTGCGGTTTCAGGCAATCAGGCCATGGCAAGCGATCATGAGGTTACCCTGACGGCCACCTGCGACCCCCGCCATACGGTCATTGCCGATCCGCACCGGTTACGGCAGATACTCGACAACTTCGTCAGCAATGCCATTAAATTTTCGCCGGCCAGGGGCAAGGTGGACATCCGGGTAGAGCGCAGTGGCTCCGAATCGCTGCGAATTACCGTGCGGGACAGCGGCGAAGGGGTGCCCGAAACCTTCATGGAGCGGCTGTTCGAACGATTCGCCCAGGCGGAGACAGGCAGCACACGATCAACAAAAGGCACGGGCCTGGGGCTGGCGATCTGCAGGGAGCTCATCGCCCTGATGGACGGCCGCATCGGCTATTACTACGATCAGGGAGCCCATTTCTGGATTGAGCTGCCCGTCGCCGGACAAGAGACCTGA